One Panicum virgatum strain AP13 chromosome 3N, P.virgatum_v5, whole genome shotgun sequence DNA segment encodes these proteins:
- the LOC120665247 gene encoding fasciclin-like arabinogalactan protein 4 produces the protein MRRQIPPVSRLVHLAAAIALLAAAAAEAAARRPGVVAVNVTGVLSAFPDLADFTRLLASSPVLAELAGRSSLTLLAVPNGNLPQSPSAFAAASGADLADVLRYHVLLEYLAPADLRRLPASGKLVTTLFQTTGRAPADLGAVNVTTAGATLAVVRSSAPFPGSNATVLGAITAVPYNLSVLAVDGLIVPSGFDLAASETRPPAAVNITRVLADARAFNVAASMLEASGVAGEFEADERGAGITVFAPTDDAFAGLPAGDRLQSLPAERKAVVLRFHVLHSYYPLGSLESIVNPVQPTLATEFSNAGRFTLNITRANGSVAIDTGVVQATITRTVFDQNPVAVFAVSKVLLPKEMFTRTEGPGGADSSVVAATAAASSPPPAATAPEAAESARTPPTKLSSPPALRGGGQDYDTASAPAPARATRWRCIALVYLLLLPLRLV, from the coding sequence ATGCGGAGACAGATCCCTCCCGTCTCCCGCCTCGTACACCTCGCGGCGGCTatcgcgctgctcgccgccgccgcggcggaggctgcggcgcggcggccgggggtcGTCGCGGTCAACGTGACGGGCGTGCTCTCGGCGTTCCCGGACCTCGCCGACTTCACGCGGCTGCTGGCGTCCAGCCCCGTGCTGGCCGAGCTCGCGGGCCGGTCGTCGCTGACGCTGCTCGCCGTGCCGAACGGCAACCTCCCGCAGTCGCCGTCGGCGTTCGCGGCCGCGTCGGGCGCCGACCTCGCGGACGTGCTCCGgtaccacgtcctcctcgagtACCTCGCCCCCGCCGATCTCCGCCGGCTGCCGGCCTCCGGGAAGCTGGTCACGACGCTGTTCCAGACCACCGGCCGCGCCCCGGCGGACCTCGGCGCCGTCAACGTCACCACCGCGGGCGCCACGCTCGCGGTCGTCCGGTCCTCGGCGCCGTTCCCGGGGTCGAACGCCACCGTGCTCGGCGCCATCACCGCGGTGCCGTACAACCTGAGCGTGCTGGCAGTGGACGGCCTCATCGTGCCCTCAGGGTTCGACCTCGCCGCGTCCGAGAcccgcccgcccgcggccgTCAACATCACCCGCGTCCTCGCCGACGCGCGCGCCTTCAACGTCGCCGCGTCCATGCTGGAGGCGTCCGGCGTGGCGGGCGAGTTCGAGGCCGacgagcgcggcgcggggatCACGGTGTTCGCCCCCACCGACGACGCCTTCGCGGGGCTCCCCGCCGGCGACCGCCTCCAGTCCCTCCCCGCCGAGCGCAAGGCCGTGGTGCTCCGCTTCCACGTGCTCCACTCCTACTATCCGCTGGGGTCCCTGGAGTCGATCGTGAACCCCGTCCAGCCCACGCTCGCCACCGAGTTCAGCAACGCCGGCCGCTTCACCCTCAACATCACCCGCGCCAACGGCTCCGTCGCCATCGACACCGGCGTCGTGCAGGCGACCATCACGCGGACCGTCTTCGACCAGAACCCCGTCGCCGTGTTCGCCGTCTCCAAGGTGCTCCTCCCCAAGGAGATGTTCACCCGCACCGagggccccggcggcgccgactcctccgtcgtcgccgccacggccgccgcgtcctcgcccccgccggccgcgaCAGCCCCAGAGGCCGCCGAGAGCGCGCGGACGCCGCCCACGAAGCTCTCCTCCCCGCCcgcgctccgcggcggcgggcaggacTACGAcacggcgtcggcgccggcgccggcgcgggcaaCCCGGTGGCGGTGTATAGCATTGGTGTACCTACTCCTACTCCCGCTACGCCTGGTATGA
- the LOC120665248 gene encoding protein ESMERALDA 1-like: MLLYMGSLPLDAVPRIIARRPPGSVYRSPQLYARLRTDMDADNSTDALATVWRHTYKGGTWRPCIKNGTNGLPESNGYIYVEANGGLNQQRTSICNAVAIAGFLNATLIIPNFHFHSIWRDPSKFSDIYDKDHFVQHLQNDVRVVDKIPDFIMERFGHNLSNVFNFKIKAWARIQYYKDVVLPKLIEERFIRISPFANRLSFDAPPAVQRLRCLANFEALKFSKPIVSLSETLVYRMREKSFESDGKYISVHLRFEEDMVAFSCCVYDGGDEEKKEMDAAREIGWRGKFTKRGRLIRPGVIRMNGKCPLTPLEVGLMLRGMGFSNKTAIFLASGKIYRAEKNMAPLLEMFPLLQTKETLASEEELAPFKNFSSRMAAIDYSVCAQSEAFVTTQGGNFPHFLMGHRRYLYGGHSKTIKPDKRRLAVLFDNPRIGWKSLKRHLLNMRAHSDIKGVEMKRPNESIYTFPCPDCMCRLNRTEHSKPKHSR; this comes from the exons ATGCTGCTGTACATGGGCTCGCTCCCGCTCGACGCCGTGCCGCGGATcatcgcgcgccgcccgcccgggtCGGTGTACCGCAGTCCGCAGCTGTACGCGCGGCTCCGCACCGATATGGACGCCGACAACTCCACCGACGCG CTAGCAACTGTATGGAGGCACACTTACAAAGGTGGCACATGGCGGCCCTGCATAAAAAATGGGACAAATG GTTTGCCTGAATCAAATGGCTACATATATGTTGAGGCAAATGGTGGTTTAAATCAACAAAGGACATCG ATATGCAATGCAGTCGCCATTGCTGGTTTTCTGAATGCTACTCTTATCATCCCAAATTTCCATTTCCATAGCATTTGGAGGGATCCTAG CAAATTCAGTGATATCTATGATAAAGATCACTTTGTACAACATCTACAAAATGATGTTCGAGTAGTTGACAAGATTCCTGACTTTATAATGGAGCGGTTTGGTCACAATCTTAGCAATGTTTTCAATTTCAAGATAAAGGCTTGGGCACGTATTCAATATTACAAAGATGTTGTTCTTCCAAAATTAATTGAAGAAAG ATTCATCAGGATTTCTCCTTTTGCCAACCGACTCTCATTTGATGCACCTCCTGCTGTTCAACGGCTTAGATGCTTGGCAAATTTTGAAGCCTTAAAATTCTCTAAGCCAATTGTGTCTTTGTCTGAAACCTTAGTTTATCGAATGAGAGAGAAAAGTTTTGAAAGCGATGGAAAATATATCTCAGTGCATCTTCGTTTTGAGGAG GATATGGTTGCCTTCTCATGTTGCGTTTATGATGGTGGTGAtgaggagaagaaggaaatgGATGCAGCCAGAGAAATAGGTTGGAGAGGGAAGTTTACTAAGAGAGGACGGCTAATAAGGCCAGGAGTGATCAGAATGAATGGAAAATGCCCTCTTACACCTTTGGAG GTCGGGTTGATGCTTCGTGGAATGGGTTTCAGCAATAAGACTGCAATCTTTTTGGCGTCTGGAAAGATTTACAGAGCAGAGAAGAACATGGCTCCTCTTCTTGAAATGTTTCCTCTCCTACAGACAAAAGAGACTCTAGCATCAGAAGAGGAACTTGCACCATTCAAG AATTTCTCCTCAAGGATGGCTGCTATTGACTATAGTGTTTGTGCCCAAAGTGAAGCTTTTGTGACCACACAAGGTGGAAATTTTCCACATTTCCTTATGGGTCACAGGAGATACTTGTATGGTGGACATTCAAAAACAATTAAACCAGACAAAAGAAGGCTTGCCGTACTCTTTGATAACCCACGTATCGG GTGGAAGTCATTGAAAAGGCACTTGCTTAATATGAGAGCACACAGTGATATTAAAGGAGTTGAAATGAAAAGACCAAACGAATCTATATATACCTTTCCATGTCCTGACTGCATGTGCCGGCTGAACAGAACAGAACACTCAAAACCCAAACACAGTAGATAG
- the LOC120665249 gene encoding kinesin-like protein KIN-10C isoform X3 — translation MPLRTAASRVQNSNRPPGPRPITVRRPPQPPPLVSSASASSHHAHATPRLRTPNSGSSRLAARATPAVFLSPMAAAATPARSAATSSQPVRVVLRVRPFLQSEGTPAEAPCVCLLGSHPGGEVTVQLKDQHTSRSEHYKLDAFFGQEDSISQLFDREVSTVIPGIFNGVNATVFAYGATGSGKTYTMQGTEDFPGLIPLAASTVLSLCTGTWCSVEISYYEVYMERCYDLLEPKAKEIMALDDKDGNMRLKGLSWVPVRSMEEFQELYSIGVQRRKVAHTGMNDVSSRSHAVLSIRVSADVVKGRINLIDLAGSEDNRRTFNEGIRLQESAKINQSLFALSNVISALNKNELRIPYRESKLTRILQDSLGGSSRAVMIACLNPAEYQESVNTVSLAARSRHMGNFTSSASKQETPKVKVDMEAKLRAWLESKGKTKSIQRMDGLFSPIAGKTPFSVSHMKQPASSRVSCRSKAMDQDGGKIKKILFDPEVHVPTEKIPREHMQNEENTPKKASQCKEKHEASLRKALSPISSNVVPANQQISDNVICAISLEPQTPIETSKIEKIPSATPLDKFNVLGSNIKEAFIQQYLDFLNVANKEELQQLKGIGMRRAEYILELREESPTPFKTLADLENIGLSSKQIQDILRKTASGIFK, via the exons ATGCCACTTcgcaccgccgcctcccgcgtTCAAAATTCGAACCGCCCTCCCGGTCCCCGGCCCATAACGGTTCGCCGTCCTCCCCAACCCCCACCGCTCGtctcgtcggcgtcggcgtcgtcgcaCCACGCCCACGCCACGCCCCGACTCCGAACACCTAATTCGGGCTccagccgcctcgccgctcgcgcaaCCCCCGCTGTGTTCCTCTCTCCgatggcggccgccgccacaccCGCTCGATCCGCCGCAACTTCTTCGCAGCCGGTGCGCGTCGTGCTGCGCGTGCGTCCGTTCCTCCAGTCCGAGGGCACCCCTGCGGAGGCGCCCTGCGTCTGCCTCCTCGGCAGCCACCCCGGCGGTGAGGTCACCGTCCAGCTCAAGGACCAGCACACAAG CCGGAGCGAGCATTACAAGCTGGATGCATTTTTCGGTCAAGAGGACAGCATCAGCCAGCTATTTGATCGGGAGGTCAGCACAGTGATCCCGGGCATCTTCAATGGGGTCAACGCCACAGTCTTCGCCTACGGAGCAACAGGCAGCGGCAAGACATACACGATGCAG GGCACTGAGGATTTTCCCGGGCTCATACCCTTGGCAGCATCGACAGTACTGTCACTTTGCACAGGCACGTGGTGCTCTGTGGAGATATCTTACTATGAGGTGTACATGGAGCGGTGCTATGACCTGCTGGAGCCCAAAGCAAAGGAGATCATGGCCTTGGATGACAAAGATGGTAACATGCGGCTGAAGGGCTTGAGCTGG GTCCCTGTGCGATCTATGGAGGAATTCCAGGAGCTCTATTCCATAGGCGTGCAGAGGAGAAAAGTTGCCCACACTGGAATGAATGATGTTTCCAGTCGGAGCCATGCTGTGCTCTCTATCAGGGTCAGCGCTGATGTTGTGAAAGGGAGGATTAACCTGATTGACTTGGCAG GTAGCGAGGACAATAGAAGGACTTTCAATGAGGGGATCCGCCTTCAAGAAAGTGCTAAGATCAACCAGTCATTGTTTGCACTGTCCAATGTAATTTCAGCTCTAAACAAGAATGAGCTCCGCATACCCTATAGAGAGAGCAAATTGACCCGCATACTACAAGATTCTCTAGGAGGCAGTAGTCGTGCTGTGATGATAGCCTGCCTG AATCCTGCAGAATATCAGGAGTCAGTCAATACAGTAAGTCTAGCCGCTCGTTCACGCCACATGGGGAATTTTACAAGTTCAGCAAGCAAACAAGAAACCCCCAAGGTCAAGGTTGACATGGAAGCAAAATTACGAGCATGGTTGGAATCAAAGGGGAAAACAAAGAGCATCCAAAGAATGGATGGTCTTTTCTCCCCAATTGCTGGCAAGACTCCATTTTCAGTGAGCCATATGAAGCAACCAGCATCTTCCAGAGTCTCTTGTAGATCTAAGGCAATGGATCAAGATGGTGGTAAAATCAAGAA GATTCTTTTCGATCCAGAAGTCCATGTACCCACTGAAAAAATACCACGAGAGCACATGCAAAATGAAGAAAATACACCGAAAAAAG CAAGTCAATGCAAAGAAAAGCATGAAGCTTCTCTCAGGAAAGCTCTTTCGCCAATTTCTTCAAATGTGGTGCCTGCGAACCAGCAAATATCTGATAATGTCATCTGTGCCATTTCATTGGAGCCCCAAACTCCAATAGAAACATCTAAAATCGAGAAGATTCCTAGTGCAACACCACTAGATAAATTCAATGTGCTAGGGTCTAACATAAAG GAAGCTTTTATCCAGCAGTACCTTGACTTCTTAAATGTTGCAAACAA GGAAGAGTTACAGCAGTTGAAA GGAATTGGCATGAGGAGAGCAGAATATATTCTTGAATTACGGGAGGAATCACCAACACCATTCAAAACT CTTGCAGATTTGGAAAACATAGGCCTCTCATCAAAACAG ATCCAAGACATCCTTAGAAAGACAgcctctggaatcttcaaatgA
- the LOC120665249 gene encoding kinesin-like protein KIN-10C isoform X2, which yields MPLRTAASRVQNSNRPPGPRPITVRRPPQPPPLVSSASASSHHAHATPRLRTPNSGSSRLAARATPAVFLSPMAAAATPARSAATSSQPVRVVLRVRPFLQSEGTPAEAPCVCLLGSHPGGEVTVQLKDQHTSRSEHYKLDAFFGQEDSISQLFDREVSTVIPGIFNGVNATVFAYGATGSGKTYTMQGTEDFPGLIPLAASTVLSLCTGTWCSVEISYYEVYMERCYDLLEPKAKEIMALDDKDGNMRLKGLSWVPVRSMEEFQELYSIGVQRRKVAHTGMNDVSSRSHAVLSIRVSADVVKGRINLIDLAGSEDNRRTFNEGIRLQESAKINQSLFALSNVISALNKNELRIPYRESKLTRILQDSLGGSSRAVMIACLNPAEYQESVNTVSLAARSRHMGNFTSSASKQETPKVKVDMEAKLRAWLESKGKTKSIQRMDGLFSPIAGKTPFSVSHMKQPASSRVSCRSKAMDQDGGKIKKILFDPEVHVPTEKIPREHMQNEENTPKKVLPSASQCKEKHEASLRKALSPISSNVVPANQQISDNVICAISLEPQTPIETSKIEKIPSATPLDKFNVLGSNIKEAFIQQYLDFLNVANKEELQQLKGIGMRRAEYILELREESPTPFKTLADLENIGLSSKQIQDILRKTASGIFK from the exons ATGCCACTTcgcaccgccgcctcccgcgtTCAAAATTCGAACCGCCCTCCCGGTCCCCGGCCCATAACGGTTCGCCGTCCTCCCCAACCCCCACCGCTCGtctcgtcggcgtcggcgtcgtcgcaCCACGCCCACGCCACGCCCCGACTCCGAACACCTAATTCGGGCTccagccgcctcgccgctcgcgcaaCCCCCGCTGTGTTCCTCTCTCCgatggcggccgccgccacaccCGCTCGATCCGCCGCAACTTCTTCGCAGCCGGTGCGCGTCGTGCTGCGCGTGCGTCCGTTCCTCCAGTCCGAGGGCACCCCTGCGGAGGCGCCCTGCGTCTGCCTCCTCGGCAGCCACCCCGGCGGTGAGGTCACCGTCCAGCTCAAGGACCAGCACACAAG CCGGAGCGAGCATTACAAGCTGGATGCATTTTTCGGTCAAGAGGACAGCATCAGCCAGCTATTTGATCGGGAGGTCAGCACAGTGATCCCGGGCATCTTCAATGGGGTCAACGCCACAGTCTTCGCCTACGGAGCAACAGGCAGCGGCAAGACATACACGATGCAG GGCACTGAGGATTTTCCCGGGCTCATACCCTTGGCAGCATCGACAGTACTGTCACTTTGCACAGGCACGTGGTGCTCTGTGGAGATATCTTACTATGAGGTGTACATGGAGCGGTGCTATGACCTGCTGGAGCCCAAAGCAAAGGAGATCATGGCCTTGGATGACAAAGATGGTAACATGCGGCTGAAGGGCTTGAGCTGG GTCCCTGTGCGATCTATGGAGGAATTCCAGGAGCTCTATTCCATAGGCGTGCAGAGGAGAAAAGTTGCCCACACTGGAATGAATGATGTTTCCAGTCGGAGCCATGCTGTGCTCTCTATCAGGGTCAGCGCTGATGTTGTGAAAGGGAGGATTAACCTGATTGACTTGGCAG GTAGCGAGGACAATAGAAGGACTTTCAATGAGGGGATCCGCCTTCAAGAAAGTGCTAAGATCAACCAGTCATTGTTTGCACTGTCCAATGTAATTTCAGCTCTAAACAAGAATGAGCTCCGCATACCCTATAGAGAGAGCAAATTGACCCGCATACTACAAGATTCTCTAGGAGGCAGTAGTCGTGCTGTGATGATAGCCTGCCTG AATCCTGCAGAATATCAGGAGTCAGTCAATACAGTAAGTCTAGCCGCTCGTTCACGCCACATGGGGAATTTTACAAGTTCAGCAAGCAAACAAGAAACCCCCAAGGTCAAGGTTGACATGGAAGCAAAATTACGAGCATGGTTGGAATCAAAGGGGAAAACAAAGAGCATCCAAAGAATGGATGGTCTTTTCTCCCCAATTGCTGGCAAGACTCCATTTTCAGTGAGCCATATGAAGCAACCAGCATCTTCCAGAGTCTCTTGTAGATCTAAGGCAATGGATCAAGATGGTGGTAAAATCAAGAA GATTCTTTTCGATCCAGAAGTCCATGTACCCACTGAAAAAATACCACGAGAGCACATGCAAAATGAAGAAAATACACCGAAAAAAG TGCTTCCTTCAGCAAGTCAATGCAAAGAAAAGCATGAAGCTTCTCTCAGGAAAGCTCTTTCGCCAATTTCTTCAAATGTGGTGCCTGCGAACCAGCAAATATCTGATAATGTCATCTGTGCCATTTCATTGGAGCCCCAAACTCCAATAGAAACATCTAAAATCGAGAAGATTCCTAGTGCAACACCACTAGATAAATTCAATGTGCTAGGGTCTAACATAAAG GAAGCTTTTATCCAGCAGTACCTTGACTTCTTAAATGTTGCAAACAA GGAAGAGTTACAGCAGTTGAAA GGAATTGGCATGAGGAGAGCAGAATATATTCTTGAATTACGGGAGGAATCACCAACACCATTCAAAACT CTTGCAGATTTGGAAAACATAGGCCTCTCATCAAAACAG ATCCAAGACATCCTTAGAAAGACAgcctctggaatcttcaaatgA
- the LOC120665249 gene encoding kinesin-like protein KIN-10C isoform X1 codes for MPLRTAASRVQNSNRPPGPRPITVRRPPQPPPLVSSASASSHHAHATPRLRTPNSGSSRLAARATPAVFLSPMAAAATPARSAATSSQPVRVVLRVRPFLQSEGTPAEAPCVCLLGSHPGGEVTVQLKDQHTSRSEHYKLDAFFGQEDSISQLFDREVSTVIPGIFNGVNATVFAYGATGSGKTYTMQGTEDFPGLIPLAASTVLSLCTGTWCSVEISYYEVYMERCYDLLEPKAKEIMALDDKDGNMRLKGLSWVPVRSMEEFQELYSIGVQRRKVAHTGMNDVSSRSHAVLSIRVSADVVKGRINLIDLAGSEDNRRTFNEGIRLQESAKINQSLFALSNVISALNKNELRIPYRESKLTRILQDSLGGSSRAVMIACLNPAEYQESVNTVSLAARSRHMGNFTSSASKQETPKVKVDMEAKLRAWLESKGKTKSIQRMDGLFSPIAGKTPFSVSHMKQPASSRVSCRSKAMDQDGGKIKKILFDPEVHVPTEKIPREHMQNEENTPKKDVLPSASQCKEKHEASLRKALSPISSNVVPANQQISDNVICAISLEPQTPIETSKIEKIPSATPLDKFNVLGSNIKEAFIQQYLDFLNVANKEELQQLKGIGMRRAEYILELREESPTPFKTLADLENIGLSSKQIQDILRKTASGIFK; via the exons ATGCCACTTcgcaccgccgcctcccgcgtTCAAAATTCGAACCGCCCTCCCGGTCCCCGGCCCATAACGGTTCGCCGTCCTCCCCAACCCCCACCGCTCGtctcgtcggcgtcggcgtcgtcgcaCCACGCCCACGCCACGCCCCGACTCCGAACACCTAATTCGGGCTccagccgcctcgccgctcgcgcaaCCCCCGCTGTGTTCCTCTCTCCgatggcggccgccgccacaccCGCTCGATCCGCCGCAACTTCTTCGCAGCCGGTGCGCGTCGTGCTGCGCGTGCGTCCGTTCCTCCAGTCCGAGGGCACCCCTGCGGAGGCGCCCTGCGTCTGCCTCCTCGGCAGCCACCCCGGCGGTGAGGTCACCGTCCAGCTCAAGGACCAGCACACAAG CCGGAGCGAGCATTACAAGCTGGATGCATTTTTCGGTCAAGAGGACAGCATCAGCCAGCTATTTGATCGGGAGGTCAGCACAGTGATCCCGGGCATCTTCAATGGGGTCAACGCCACAGTCTTCGCCTACGGAGCAACAGGCAGCGGCAAGACATACACGATGCAG GGCACTGAGGATTTTCCCGGGCTCATACCCTTGGCAGCATCGACAGTACTGTCACTTTGCACAGGCACGTGGTGCTCTGTGGAGATATCTTACTATGAGGTGTACATGGAGCGGTGCTATGACCTGCTGGAGCCCAAAGCAAAGGAGATCATGGCCTTGGATGACAAAGATGGTAACATGCGGCTGAAGGGCTTGAGCTGG GTCCCTGTGCGATCTATGGAGGAATTCCAGGAGCTCTATTCCATAGGCGTGCAGAGGAGAAAAGTTGCCCACACTGGAATGAATGATGTTTCCAGTCGGAGCCATGCTGTGCTCTCTATCAGGGTCAGCGCTGATGTTGTGAAAGGGAGGATTAACCTGATTGACTTGGCAG GTAGCGAGGACAATAGAAGGACTTTCAATGAGGGGATCCGCCTTCAAGAAAGTGCTAAGATCAACCAGTCATTGTTTGCACTGTCCAATGTAATTTCAGCTCTAAACAAGAATGAGCTCCGCATACCCTATAGAGAGAGCAAATTGACCCGCATACTACAAGATTCTCTAGGAGGCAGTAGTCGTGCTGTGATGATAGCCTGCCTG AATCCTGCAGAATATCAGGAGTCAGTCAATACAGTAAGTCTAGCCGCTCGTTCACGCCACATGGGGAATTTTACAAGTTCAGCAAGCAAACAAGAAACCCCCAAGGTCAAGGTTGACATGGAAGCAAAATTACGAGCATGGTTGGAATCAAAGGGGAAAACAAAGAGCATCCAAAGAATGGATGGTCTTTTCTCCCCAATTGCTGGCAAGACTCCATTTTCAGTGAGCCATATGAAGCAACCAGCATCTTCCAGAGTCTCTTGTAGATCTAAGGCAATGGATCAAGATGGTGGTAAAATCAAGAA GATTCTTTTCGATCCAGAAGTCCATGTACCCACTGAAAAAATACCACGAGAGCACATGCAAAATGAAGAAAATACACCGAAAAAAG ATGTGCTTCCTTCAGCAAGTCAATGCAAAGAAAAGCATGAAGCTTCTCTCAGGAAAGCTCTTTCGCCAATTTCTTCAAATGTGGTGCCTGCGAACCAGCAAATATCTGATAATGTCATCTGTGCCATTTCATTGGAGCCCCAAACTCCAATAGAAACATCTAAAATCGAGAAGATTCCTAGTGCAACACCACTAGATAAATTCAATGTGCTAGGGTCTAACATAAAG GAAGCTTTTATCCAGCAGTACCTTGACTTCTTAAATGTTGCAAACAA GGAAGAGTTACAGCAGTTGAAA GGAATTGGCATGAGGAGAGCAGAATATATTCTTGAATTACGGGAGGAATCACCAACACCATTCAAAACT CTTGCAGATTTGGAAAACATAGGCCTCTCATCAAAACAG ATCCAAGACATCCTTAGAAAGACAgcctctggaatcttcaaatgA